The Anaeromyxobacter diazotrophicus genome contains the following window.
ACCGGCCGGCCGCCGGTGGTCGCGCGCTACGCCGTCCGCGACGTGCTCGACGGGACGCTCAGCCGCTCGTTCGGCGCGGAGGCGCTGCGCGGCCGGCGGGCGCTCCTCCTGTGCGGCCTGGCGCGCCCTGAGGGCTTCCGGCGGACGCTGGCGGAGCTGGGCGCGGAGGTCGGCGCGGAGCGGGTGTTCCGCGACCACCACCCGTTCTCGGCCGCCGCGCTCGCCGAGGCGCTCCGCGCCGCGGCCTCGACGGGGTGCGACGCCGTCGCGACCACCGAGAAGGACGCCGCCCGCCTCCCGCCGGAGGTGGCCGCCCACCCGCTCCTGCGGGTGGTGCGGATCGACGCGGAGATCGTGGAGGGCGGCGAGGTCCTCGACGAGCTGCTCGACCGCGCGCTGGGGGCGCTGCCTGCGATCTCGACCGCCACCTCGACCGCCACCTCGACCGCGACCACGACCGCGATGGGCGGCGCGGCGCCCGCTTCGCCTCCCTCTCCCTCACCAGCGGAGAGGGACGGGGAGAGGGAGACGAACCGTGGGTGATCCCCTCCGTCCCCCCCTCCGCCCCGTCCCTCGCTGGCTCCGCCGGGCCCTCTACGCCCTGGGCGCGCTCCTCGCCTCGCTGGCCTGGCTCCTCGGCGTCCGCCGCCAGGTGGTGCTCGCGAACCTGCGCCTCGCCTTCCCGGAGAAGGGCGAGGCGGAGCGGCGCGCCATCGCCCGCCGCACCTACCGCAACCTGGGGCGGCTCGCCCCGGAGTTCCTGCTCGTCCCGCGGCTCACCCGCGCCGAGCTCGACAACGTGTTCGTCTACGACGGGTGGGAGCGGTACGAGGCGGCGCGAGCGCGCGGCAAGGGGGTCATCGCCTGCACCGCCCACTTCGGCAACTTCGAGCTGCTCGCCGCGGCGCACACGCTGCGCGGCGTCCCCATCACCATGGTGACCCGCAAGATGGGGAAGAGCGGCGCCAACGACGTGTGGCGGCGCGGGCGGGCGCGGGCGGGGGTCGAGGACCTGGTCGTGAGGCGCGGCGAGACCCTGGCCGCGGCGCGGCGCGCGCTCGCCGCCGGGCGGGTGCTCGGGTACGTCATCGACCAGAACCAGCCGCGCCGCCGGGCCGTCTTCCCCACCTTCTTCGGCGTGCCCGCCGCCACCTCGCCCACCCCGGCCGTGCTGGCGAGGCGCACCGGCGCGGCGGTGATCTTCATCCTGG
Protein-coding sequences here:
- a CDS encoding lysophospholipid acyltransferase family protein translates to MGDPLRPPLRPVPRWLRRALYALGALLASLAWLLGVRRQVVLANLRLAFPEKGEAERRAIARRTYRNLGRLAPEFLLVPRLTRAELDNVFVYDGWERYEAARARGKGVIACTAHFGNFELLAAAHTLRGVPITMVTRKMGKSGANDVWRRGRARAGVEDLVVRRGETLAAARRALAAGRVLGYVIDQNQPRRRAVFPTFFGVPAATSPTPAVLARRTGAAVIFILAVPMGDGRHRVLIEGPLDLPDTGDHREDALRFMQDLNDRLERRVREHPDQWYWLHRRWKTRPAEEDAAAARAASR